The sequence acaaacaaattcaacaacaaattcaacaacaacaacaagcacaacaacaattacaacaacaagcacaacaacaacaacaacaaactacAACCACCACTACAACATCATCTTCACAACCAAGCaatgttaaaaatatttcaaccGTTTCAAATATAGCTACAACCACTACAGATGAGCAATTCAGACAATTATTATCTACCCCATCTTATAATAATGTAGACTCTGATCAATCACCACAAcaaactactactactacttcaTCATCTAATCCAAATCAAACTACCTTCTACAGACAGAATAAAGTCGTAGTTCCACAATCTTCTTCAACCACAACAAAGCCACCAGCAAAGTAGAATTCTTAATTTATacataatcaaaaaaaaaaaaaaaaaaagtatttctTTTcctataataaattaaaaagtaaaaaaagaaaaaaaaaaaaaaacaatcaggtaaaaaagtaaaacaaatacacaaaaaaaaaaaaaaaacaaaaaaaaaaaaaaaaaaaaaaaacaaataaataaataaatagtaataaaaaaaaaaaaaactctatcttttttattcttttttttgagcTTAAAAAActctatcttttttattctttttttatatatttttattaagagtttaaataattatccCATTCTTGTTTAAATTGTTGAtttgttaataattcaaaaccTTTTGATTTACTAATCCTTAAGTAACGATTAAATATCCTAATTCTTAAGATTTGACCTTTAATGGGTGGTAAGAAAACTTCAGGTACAGTTGTTCTTATGAACCAAACTAAAACCCAACCCACACAAATGAAACCAACTatccaataataattaaccAAATAAGGATAAGCTGAATGATGACCATAGCcatgattattaattaaatcattatagATAAATGAGAAAgcaataccaccaccaacaccagcTAATGCCCATGCcgataaaattaaaccatGAGTGGCTCCAACATTTTTAGAACCAAACATGTCATTTAAAAATGCTGGTATTACACCGAATGAGCCACCATAACAAAGTGTGGAAATCCAAATTAGTCCTATGAAAGCTTCATAGTTTAAATCTTTCATTGCTTTTATTAAGAAACCAACTGAAAAACATTGAATGGTAAGCATTGCTATATAACATTTCTTTCTACCAAATTTATCACTAACAAAACCAAACATTAATCTACCGAATAAATTGAATGCACCATTAACTGATACCACCATAGAACCAACAACTTTACTTTTACCAAACATGTTTTGGCACATATCACTTAATCTTCCAATTGCAACCACTCCAAATATGACATTACAgaaaaacattaaataaataattgtataCTCTGATGATGTAATTGCATcagataataaataatctgAAAATTTAGGttcttttttagttttaataataacattttcAGATGATGAtccaatttcattttgttgttgatgtttttCTGGTAATTTATCATCAGTGGTTGATTGTGAtactgatgatgaagatattTCATCATTCTTacaaactttattattaatattatttttatctattGATGATGTCGGTGATTCAGTTCCTTCATTAATATTAGATTCTTCATCTGAGTTTTCTTTTAATCTATTTTGATCAGAATCTTTACCATTAACTTGAaaatttggtggtggtgttctaaaaataaatgaaattgaaaataatataccGAAAAATAATGACCCCAACACTACGAAATTTAATGCAAGACCAACCCTtgcaattatttttattggtatTGAACCAAAAGCAATTGAGCCAGCACCAAATCCACATACAGCCAAACCCGCTGCTAAACCTCTATGATCCGGAAACCATTTTTGTAATGTTGAAACAGGACCAATGTAACAAATACCCATACCCGAACCACCAAATGCCCCATAACCAATATAAACTAGCCAAATTACTTTTGTGTAAATTCCAAGAGCAGTTAAAAAATGACCAGCAACGAATAATGTAGAACCAATATACATTGATTTCATAGGACCAATTCTATCCAAAACCGGACCCAATATTGAACAAGCACTaccaaagaaaaagaatgcAACATAAAATGTGTAGGGTGCCATtcctttattttcatcaccaaAAATTGCTCCATCCACtggtttattataaatactCCATGCATATAATGAACCTACAGTAAATTGTGATAAAATTGCAATTGGAAATAAAATCCatctattaaatttaactCTTTTTcctaataaatatttttcattttcaatttgttgttctgtttttttttgtggattgtttttataatgattaacaataatttttattattggattgatttttttatttttattattttcagaaGTGTGgttttcatcaatttcattcatctcttttttattatatcttttgatTACAAATAAagcaatatttaaaaaataatgttaaatttataattttttaaaataaagaagaaattaaattttattatattaattaattatattaatgtaaagataaaaaaaaaaaaaaaaaaaaaaaaaaaaaaaaattaacactaattgttatttttttttaaaatattaaaataaacaatttataaaaatatcacCACACACCTTCTTTgtgtgtttgttttttttaaaattcttttttattataaattaacaCACAAAAACTCTGTATGTAAAATTGATTATCCACTTTTTTATTGTCATAAAAGTActgataataacaatttattattcataatttcttttactttaaataaattaattcctAATTATTggagttttaaaaaattattataaaataaattttaaccaaaaatgtaaatattaaacttaataattaataataaaaaaatttaattataaaccaaaataaaaataaaattttttattttttttcaatacaatttaataacaaaattaaatctatTCTTcatatgtttaaaaaataaaattttaatagggatttatttttaaaatattaaatattaaatattataattatttatttctttataaaatcaaagatAATAGTAcaaaaaatgtaaatgaaACATAAGTAATTGAGACAATTGATGAGCTTGAATCTGAGTCTGAATCTTCATG comes from Dictyostelium discoideum AX4 chromosome 2 chromosome, whole genome shotgun sequence and encodes:
- a CDS encoding oxalate/formate antiporter; this encodes MNEIDENHTSENNKNKKINPIIKIIVNHYKNNPQKKTEQQIENEKYLLGKRVKFNRWILFPIAILSQFTVGSLYAWSIYNKPVDGAIFGDENKGMAPYTFYVAFFFFGSACSILGPVLDRIGPMKSMYIGSTLFVAGHFLTALGIYTKVIWLVYIGYGAFGGSGMGICYIGPVSTLQKWFPDHRGLAAGLAVCGFGAGSIAFGSIPIKIIARVGLALNFVVLGSLFFGILFSISFIFRTPPPNFQVNGKDSDQNRLKENSDEESNINEGTESPTSSIDKNNINNKVCKNDEISSSSVSQSTTDDKLPEKHQQQNEIGSSSENVIIKTKKEPKFSDYLLSDAITSSEYTIIYLMFFCNVIFGVVAIGRLSDMCQNMFGKSKVVGSMVVSVNGAFNLFGRLMFGFVSDKFGRKKCYIAMLTIQCFSVGFLIKAMKDLNYEAFIGLIWISTLCYGGSFGVIPAFLNDMFGSKNVGATHGLILSAWALAGVGGGIAFSFIYNDLINNHGYGHHSAYPYLVNYYWIVGFICVGWVLVWFIRTTVPEVFLPPIKGQILRIRIFNRYLRISKSKGFELLTNQQFKQEWDNYLNS